The Devosia sp. A16 genome includes a window with the following:
- a CDS encoding DUF72 domain-containing protein yields the protein MAGTIGLGTAGWVFEAWRKSYYPDGLKQKDELAYSSARLGNIEINATFYSHQKAASFENWASQTPDDFVFTVKGHQLVTHIKRLKDVELPLANFFASGVMALGKKLGPFCWQLPGNSKYDPERMEAFLSLLPQTPDALVALAGKADHGKNPPYLDAAGITKVRHAIEVRHESFADPRFIAQLRAHNVALVVADTAEWAYIDQTADFSYARLQGAPGKESYSIAEREVRAGWLKAWAEGKPVTDAPYVTAAEASPPPRDVFAFFVSTDKEHAPANARAVMATLGLTGPGGE from the coding sequence ATGGCGGGAACGATCGGGCTCGGGACGGCCGGCTGGGTATTCGAGGCCTGGCGGAAGAGCTACTACCCGGACGGGCTGAAGCAGAAGGACGAGCTGGCCTACTCGAGTGCCCGGCTCGGCAATATCGAGATCAACGCCACCTTCTATTCGCATCAGAAGGCGGCGAGTTTCGAGAACTGGGCCAGCCAGACCCCGGACGATTTCGTCTTCACCGTGAAGGGCCACCAGTTGGTGACCCACATCAAGCGGCTGAAGGATGTCGAGCTGCCACTCGCCAACTTCTTCGCCTCGGGGGTCATGGCGCTGGGCAAGAAACTCGGGCCGTTCTGCTGGCAACTGCCCGGCAACAGCAAATACGATCCTGAGCGGATGGAGGCGTTTCTCTCACTGCTGCCGCAGACGCCGGACGCGCTGGTCGCGCTGGCCGGCAAGGCCGACCATGGCAAGAACCCGCCTTACCTCGACGCCGCCGGCATAACGAAAGTTCGCCACGCCATCGAAGTGCGGCACGAGAGTTTTGCCGATCCGCGCTTCATCGCACAGTTGCGGGCGCACAACGTCGCCCTCGTCGTCGCCGACACCGCCGAGTGGGCCTATATCGACCAGACCGCCGATTTCTCCTATGCCCGACTGCAGGGTGCGCCGGGCAAGGAGAGCTACTCGATTGCCGAGCGCGAGGTTCGCGCCGGCTGGCTCAAGGCGTGGGCCGAAGGCAAGCCGGTTACCGATGCGCCCTATGTCACGGCGGCCGAAGCCAGCCCACCGCCCCGCGACGTGTTCGCCTTCTTCGTCTCCACCGACAAGGAACATGCGCCCGCCAATGCTCGCGCGGTGATGGCCACGCTCGGCCTCACCGGGCCGGGCGGCGAGTGA
- a CDS encoding alpha/beta fold hydrolase: MSTPSSTGKVPVDGAEIYYEIHGDGPPLVLLHGGVTPSTTFGAPLEAMARTHRVIAIHLRGHGLSTDSDAPWSAETMADDAAAVLAHLGIGQARVMGYSLGAAVALQVAIRHPEQVEKLVSVAVGFSTDGDYPEVRQAFAQMPGMAAAIGKQLAGSPLAELYPGVDWERVMRKSGEMNQPEHDWTELIKAIKAPTLLVFADADSIRPEHMVAFWKLLGGGQRDAGLDGSQRPASQLAILPGTTHYSLIESPLLTEVATAFLGR, from the coding sequence ATGAGCACACCCAGCAGCACCGGCAAGGTCCCGGTCGACGGCGCCGAGATCTACTACGAAATCCACGGCGATGGGCCGCCGCTGGTGCTGCTGCATGGCGGCGTCACCCCGTCCACCACGTTCGGGGCGCCGCTCGAGGCGATGGCGAGGACACATCGGGTGATCGCCATCCACCTGCGCGGCCATGGCCTCAGTACGGACAGCGACGCGCCCTGGTCCGCCGAGACGATGGCCGACGACGCGGCTGCGGTGCTCGCACATCTGGGCATCGGCCAGGCGCGTGTGATGGGCTATTCACTGGGCGCCGCCGTGGCGCTGCAGGTGGCGATCCGGCACCCGGAGCAGGTCGAAAAGCTGGTATCGGTCGCGGTGGGCTTCAGCACCGACGGCGACTATCCGGAGGTGCGGCAGGCCTTCGCGCAGATGCCCGGCATGGCAGCTGCTATCGGCAAGCAACTGGCCGGCTCGCCGCTGGCGGAGCTCTATCCCGGTGTCGACTGGGAACGGGTGATGCGCAAGTCAGGGGAGATGAACCAGCCCGAGCACGACTGGACCGAGCTGATCAAGGCGATCAAGGCTCCGACCCTGCTGGTCTTCGCCGACGCCGATTCCATCCGGCCCGAGCACATGGTGGCGTTCTGGAAGCTTCTTGGCGGAGGCCAGCGCGATGCCGGGCTCGACGGCTCGCAGCGTCCCGCCAGCCAGCTCGCCATCCTTCCCGGTACGACGCATTACAGCCTGATCGAGTCGCCGCTGCTCACCGAGGTGGCGACGGCCTTTCTCGGGCGGTAG
- a CDS encoding SDR family oxidoreductase, protein MTQPVAKPVAQPVAIVTGAGQGIGAAVARELAERGYRLALFARSEQVEAVAAELSATAVRGSLTEPADLQRLVDVTLATHGRIDAVVNNAGHVPTGDIGAMPDEEWQHGFDMIVLNPVRLMRLVTPHFLAARRGAAVNISSFAGKSPDLSMPMSSALRPALQAWTKLYADRYGADGLRMNAVLAGFLDNYDTVEARRRKIPVGRYGELGELAKVVAFLLSDDASYVTGQSLLVDGGMTRAV, encoded by the coding sequence ATGACCCAGCCCGTCGCCAAGCCTGTGGCCCAGCCTGTAGCCATCGTCACCGGAGCAGGCCAGGGCATCGGCGCCGCCGTCGCGCGCGAGCTTGCCGAGCGCGGCTACCGGCTGGCGCTGTTCGCCCGTTCCGAGCAGGTCGAGGCGGTCGCCGCCGAGCTTTCCGCCACCGCGGTGCGCGGCTCGCTCACCGAGCCCGCCGACCTCCAGCGCCTCGTCGACGTGACCCTCGCCACCCATGGCCGCATCGATGCAGTGGTCAACAATGCCGGGCACGTCCCGACCGGCGATATCGGCGCCATGCCCGACGAGGAATGGCAGCACGGCTTCGACATGATCGTCTTGAACCCGGTCCGCCTGATGCGGTTGGTGACGCCGCATTTCCTCGCCGCCAGGCGAGGAGCCGCGGTGAACATCTCGAGCTTTGCCGGCAAATCGCCGGACCTCTCGATGCCGATGTCGTCGGCGCTGCGTCCGGCCTTGCAGGCCTGGACCAAGCTCTATGCCGACCGCTACGGCGCCGATGGTCTCCGCATGAATGCCGTGCTGGCGGGCTTCCTCGACAATTACGATACCGTCGAAGCCCGCCGCCGGAAGATCCCGGTCGGCCGCTATGGCGAGCTCGGGGAACTTGCCAAGGTCGTCGCCTTCCTCCTCTCCGACGACGCCTCCTACGTCACCGGGCAGAGCCTGCTGGTCGATGGCGGCATGACGCGGGCAGTGTAG
- a CDS encoding MATE family efflux transporter — MNNLSRPLWQRFLVFLVPLMLSNILQSLSGTINNIYIGQMIGVEALAAVSVFFPIMIFLISFVIGLASGAAILIGQAWGAKNLLKIKQVTGTTLTVGFLMGLVVAVFGGFFAQNLMELLGAPADIVAEATAYGRIVLIGMPGFFLFLIITSTLRGVGDTVTPLLTLIFSIGVGLFVTPALIQGWFGLPQIGVLSAAVAFIAGFVVVLIFLFFYLNYKKSPMAPDAELFRHLKVDLPLLGLILKLGIPAGVAMVVSSISAIVIVGIVNRFGSDATAAYGAVNQVLSYVQFPAMSIGIAASIFAAQAIGARRFDDVEKVTRTALLMNLIVTGVLVLIAYLFSQHLVRLFITDESVVEIAERLLHIVLWSCLVFGWGSVFSAVMRASGDVWIPMALSLAAIVLVEIPAALTLSHFFGLEGVWWGYCMSFSALLLFQASYYLGWWRKKEIKALV, encoded by the coding sequence ATGAACAATCTCTCTCGGCCGCTCTGGCAGCGGTTCCTCGTCTTCCTCGTGCCGCTGATGCTCAGCAACATCCTGCAGTCGCTGTCGGGCACCATCAACAACATCTATATCGGGCAGATGATCGGAGTGGAGGCGCTGGCCGCCGTCTCGGTGTTCTTCCCGATCATGATCTTCCTGATCTCGTTCGTTATCGGCCTCGCTTCCGGCGCCGCGATCCTGATCGGGCAGGCCTGGGGCGCCAAGAACCTGCTGAAGATCAAGCAGGTGACCGGTACGACACTGACCGTCGGCTTCCTGATGGGGCTCGTCGTAGCGGTGTTCGGCGGCTTTTTTGCGCAGAACCTGATGGAGCTGCTCGGAGCGCCGGCCGACATCGTGGCCGAAGCGACTGCCTATGGGCGGATCGTCCTGATCGGCATGCCCGGGTTCTTCCTGTTCCTGATCATCACCTCGACGCTGCGCGGCGTCGGTGACACGGTGACGCCGCTGCTGACCCTGATCTTTTCGATCGGGGTGGGGCTGTTCGTCACCCCGGCGCTGATCCAGGGCTGGTTCGGCCTGCCGCAGATCGGGGTGCTCTCGGCGGCGGTGGCGTTCATCGCCGGCTTCGTGGTGGTGCTGATCTTCCTGTTCTTCTACCTCAACTACAAGAAGAGCCCGATGGCGCCCGACGCGGAGCTGTTCCGGCACCTGAAGGTGGATCTGCCGCTGCTCGGGCTGATCCTCAAGCTCGGCATCCCGGCCGGCGTCGCCATGGTGGTGTCGTCGATCTCGGCTATCGTCATCGTCGGCATCGTCAACCGCTTCGGCTCGGACGCCACCGCGGCCTATGGCGCGGTCAACCAGGTGCTGAGCTATGTGCAGTTCCCGGCCATGTCGATCGGCATCGCCGCCTCGATCTTCGCGGCGCAGGCGATCGGGGCGCGGCGCTTCGACGACGTCGAGAAGGTGACCCGCACCGCGCTGCTGATGAACCTGATCGTCACCGGCGTGCTGGTGCTGATCGCCTACCTGTTCTCGCAGCATCTGGTGCGGCTGTTCATCACCGACGAGTCGGTGGTCGAGATCGCCGAGCGGCTGTTGCACATCGTGTTGTGGAGCTGCCTGGTGTTCGGCTGGGGCTCGGTGTTCTCGGCGGTGATGCGCGCCTCGGGCGATGTGTGGATCCCGATGGCGCTGTCGCTGGCGGCGATCGTCCTCGTCGAAATCCCGGCGGCCCTGACGCTCAGCCACTTCTTCGGGCTCGAAGGGGTGTGGTGGGGCTACTGCATGAGCTTCAGCGCCCTGCTCCTCTTCCAGGCCAGCTACTACCTGGGCTGGTGGCGGAAGAAGGAAATCAAGGCGCTGGTGTAA
- a CDS encoding AzlD domain-containing protein encodes MSLEALIAILGMAAVTFAIRAGGLLLANRLPTTGFVASWMKHVPGAVLAALVAPAILAGGAAEAIAAAATALIYIASRNLFAAMLGGVLAVYLARLVLGA; translated from the coding sequence ATGTCGCTTGAGGCGCTGATCGCCATTCTCGGCATGGCCGCGGTCACCTTCGCCATTCGTGCCGGGGGCCTGCTGCTCGCCAACCGGCTGCCCACCACCGGCTTCGTTGCCAGCTGGATGAAGCATGTACCGGGCGCCGTGCTGGCCGCGCTGGTCGCCCCCGCGATACTCGCCGGCGGCGCCGCCGAGGCCATCGCCGCCGCGGCCACGGCGCTGATCTACATCGCCAGCAGGAACCTGTTTGCCGCCATGCTCGGCGGCGTGCTGGCCGTCTACCTCGCTCGCCTGGTGCTGGGCGCTTAG
- a CDS encoding SRPBCC domain-containing protein, protein MAGDIAMDPLEQRELIITRRLKAPRRLVWRTFEDPHLLAQWWGPESFTSSISKLEFRTGGEWHVTMHAPDGAERHVRYQFIEILAPERIVYRPLRPSGTAVRNAPPTYLATLTFEALGEETVFTMRAEFDSAADLAVAVTGGFQAGTSQALDKLERRLASC, encoded by the coding sequence ATGGCCGGTGATATCGCCATGGACCCGCTGGAACAGCGCGAACTGATCATCACCCGCCGGCTCAAGGCGCCGCGCCGCCTGGTCTGGCGGACCTTCGAGGATCCTCACCTGCTGGCCCAGTGGTGGGGGCCCGAGAGCTTCACCTCCAGCATCAGCAAGCTCGAGTTCCGCACTGGTGGCGAGTGGCATGTCACCATGCACGCGCCCGACGGCGCCGAACGTCATGTACGCTACCAGTTCATCGAGATTCTCGCCCCCGAGCGGATCGTCTACCGGCCGCTTCGCCCGTCCGGCACGGCGGTGCGCAACGCCCCGCCGACCTATCTCGCGACCCTCACCTTCGAGGCGCTCGGGGAGGAAACGGTCTTCACCATGCGCGCCGAATTCGACAGCGCCGCGGACCTCGCCGTCGCCGTGACCGGCGGCTTCCAAGCCGGCACCAGCCAGGCGCTCGACAAACTCGAGCGGCGGCTCGCCTCATGCTGA
- a CDS encoding AzlC family ABC transporter permease: MHAPAPGGPAQFWLGVRMFLPVAVSIAAYGVVWGVLAGQAGLSVLEVALMSGLVFAGASQFVALDMWTPGTLPVLSIVIAAGIVNLRMLLMSATLRPLVGHLSLPRQLGAMFFVSDEQWAMTMAEVRKGRGSVAFLLGTGVLSWFTWMGSTLCGRVLGAFIDDPTKYGLDFAFTATFLALLLGMWRGRGDLVPWIVGALAAILTSRLIEGNWYIIVGGLVGSFAGALAETIRERRHVA, translated from the coding sequence ATGCATGCTCCCGCCCCCGGCGGACCCGCGCAGTTCTGGCTCGGCGTCCGCATGTTCCTCCCCGTTGCCGTTTCCATCGCCGCCTACGGCGTGGTGTGGGGGGTGCTCGCCGGCCAGGCCGGGCTGAGCGTCCTCGAAGTGGCACTGATGAGCGGGCTGGTCTTCGCCGGCGCCAGCCAGTTCGTGGCGCTCGACATGTGGACCCCCGGCACCCTGCCGGTGCTGTCGATCGTCATCGCGGCGGGCATCGTCAACCTGCGCATGCTGCTGATGTCGGCGACGCTGCGACCGCTGGTCGGACACCTGTCGCTGCCCAGGCAACTGGGCGCCATGTTCTTCGTCTCCGACGAGCAATGGGCGATGACCATGGCGGAGGTCAGGAAGGGGCGCGGCAGCGTGGCGTTCCTCCTCGGCACCGGCGTCCTCAGCTGGTTCACCTGGATGGGGTCGACGCTGTGCGGGCGAGTGCTTGGCGCCTTCATCGACGACCCGACGAAATACGGGCTCGATTTCGCCTTCACCGCCACCTTCCTCGCCTTGCTGCTCGGCATGTGGCGCGGCCGCGGCGACCTCGTGCCGTGGATCGTCGGGGCACTTGCCGCCATCCTTACCTCGAGGCTGATCGAGGGAAACTGGTACATCATCGTCGGGGGCCTCGTCGGCAGCTTTGCCGGCGCCTTGGCCGAAACCATCCGGGAGCGCCGCCATGTCGCTTGA
- a CDS encoding ArsR/SmtB family transcription factor — translation MQPDQLSLTLSAIADPTRRAILMRLMDGEASVKELAAPFEMSIPAVCKHLKVLEGAGLISRGRNAQLRPCRLEAQPLREAVGWIEEFSKFWDTSLNRLDGLLERLQAADPTARKN, via the coding sequence ATGCAACCCGACCAGCTCAGCCTCACTCTTTCTGCCATCGCCGATCCGACTCGCCGCGCCATCCTGATGCGGCTGATGGATGGAGAGGCGTCGGTCAAGGAGCTGGCGGCACCGTTCGAGATGAGCATTCCGGCGGTCTGCAAGCATCTCAAGGTGCTTGAGGGCGCGGGCCTGATCAGCCGCGGCCGCAACGCCCAGTTGCGCCCGTGCCGGCTTGAGGCGCAACCGCTGCGCGAAGCCGTCGGCTGGATCGAGGAGTTCTCGAAGTTCTGGGACACCAGCCTCAATCGGCTCGATGGGTTGCTCGAACGCCTGCAGGCGGCCGATCCCACCGCCAGGAAGAACTGA
- a CDS encoding alpha/beta hydrolase — protein sequence MAKLSGPMLPPKSGGTPTQAVILLHGYGADGSDLIGLGHHWGPLLPDALFIAPNAPTPCASNPFGFEWFPLAVDRIAGRIEGAKTAAPDIIEFLTDLWSQTGIKPADTFLVGFSQGAMMALHVGTALPRPLKGIVAFSGAFVPADGFPAIDKPPVALIHGDLDQVVDPGLSRKAATELTAAGFDVSLHISPGTAHGIAPDGLDFATSFMLAQTA from the coding sequence ATGGCCAAGCTCTCCGGCCCGATGCTGCCGCCCAAAAGCGGCGGCACTCCGACGCAGGCGGTGATCCTGCTGCACGGCTATGGCGCCGACGGCAGCGACCTGATCGGGCTGGGCCACCACTGGGGCCCGCTGCTGCCCGATGCGCTGTTCATCGCGCCCAACGCACCGACGCCATGTGCCAGCAATCCGTTCGGCTTCGAGTGGTTTCCGCTGGCCGTGGATCGCATCGCCGGCCGCATCGAAGGGGCGAAGACGGCGGCCCCTGATATCATCGAGTTCCTAACCGACCTGTGGTCGCAGACCGGGATCAAGCCCGCCGATACGTTCCTCGTCGGCTTCTCCCAGGGCGCGATGATGGCGCTCCATGTCGGCACGGCGCTGCCGCGGCCGCTCAAGGGGATCGTGGCGTTCTCAGGCGCCTTCGTTCCGGCCGACGGCTTCCCGGCCATCGACAAGCCGCCCGTGGCGCTGATCCATGGCGACCTCGACCAGGTGGTCGATCCGGGGCTCAGCCGGAAGGCGGCGACCGAACTGACGGCCGCAGGCTTCGATGTCTCGCTGCATATTTCGCCGGGCACGGCGCACGGCATCGCGCCGGACGGGCTGGATTTCGCCACCTCCTTCATGCTGGCGCAAACCGCCTGA
- a CDS encoding HNH endonuclease, whose amino-acid sequence MTVHVSLENSPALVLNADYRPLSYYPLSLWSWQDAIKAICLDRVHVVSNYDRVIKSPSFEMLLPSVVSLKDYVKPARHPAFTRFNVFLRDKFQCQYCGARDDLTFDHVIPRSKGGRTTWENVVAACAPCNLRKANRLPREIKMFPMQEPFQPTVHDLHNNGRAFPPNHLHQSWLDYLYWDIELEP is encoded by the coding sequence GTGACAGTACATGTGTCGCTTGAGAATAGCCCTGCTCTGGTGCTGAATGCCGATTACAGGCCACTCAGCTACTACCCCTTGTCGCTATGGTCCTGGCAGGACGCGATCAAGGCGATCTGCCTCGATCGCGTACATGTGGTGTCCAATTACGACCGGGTGATCAAGTCGCCGAGCTTCGAGATGCTGCTGCCCAGCGTCGTCTCGCTCAAGGACTACGTGAAGCCGGCGCGACATCCTGCGTTCACCCGTTTCAACGTGTTCCTGCGCGACAAATTCCAGTGCCAGTATTGCGGCGCGCGGGACGACCTCACCTTCGACCACGTGATCCCGCGCTCGAAGGGTGGCCGCACCACCTGGGAGAACGTCGTCGCGGCCTGCGCGCCGTGCAACCTCAGGAAAGCCAACCGGCTGCCGCGGGAAATCAAGATGTTCCCGATGCAGGAGCCGTTCCAGCCGACGGTGCACGACCTGCACAATAACGGCCGGGCCTTCCCGCCCAACCACCTGCATCAGAGCTGGCTCGACTACCTGTACTGGGACATCGAGCTGGAGCCGTAG
- a CDS encoding disulfide bond formation protein B, translating to MTTSLATDRPRLLATIAFVLGLATIAGAWGSQLFGGLVPCELCLEQRMPYYWGLPLLALVLILWHRLPRAVWYVGIALVLLTFVWSTYLAGYHAGVEYGFWPGPTACTGTGVDVSFSDLTNINAARVVPCDKIQFSLFGVTLAGANTLISAAIVLMLGAVLLRGRKA from the coding sequence GTGACCACCAGCCTCGCCACCGATCGTCCTCGCCTGCTCGCAACGATTGCGTTCGTCCTCGGCCTTGCGACCATTGCCGGCGCCTGGGGCTCGCAGCTGTTCGGCGGCCTGGTGCCGTGCGAACTCTGCCTCGAGCAGCGCATGCCGTACTACTGGGGCCTGCCGCTGCTGGCGCTGGTGCTGATCCTGTGGCACCGGCTGCCGCGCGCCGTCTGGTATGTCGGCATCGCCCTGGTGCTGCTGACCTTTGTGTGGTCGACCTACCTTGCCGGCTACCACGCGGGTGTCGAATACGGCTTCTGGCCCGGCCCCACCGCCTGCACGGGCACCGGCGTCGATGTGAGTTTTTCCGACCTCACCAATATCAACGCCGCGCGCGTCGTCCCCTGCGACAAGATCCAGTTCAGCCTGTTCGGCGTGACGCTGGCCGGCGCCAATACCCTGATCTCGGCCGCGATCGTGCTGATGCTCGGCGCGGTGCTGTTGCGGGGCCGCAAGGCCTGA